In a genomic window of Macaca nemestrina isolate mMacNem1 chromosome 18, mMacNem.hap1, whole genome shotgun sequence:
- the LOC105482900 gene encoding CDP-diacylglycerol--inositol 3-phosphatidyltransferase isoform X4 yields MPDENIFLFVPNLIGTRFGAMLDMLTDRCSTMCLLVNLALLYPRATLFFQLSMSLDVASHWLHLHSSVVRGSESHKMIDLSGNPVLRIYYTSRPALFTLCAGNELFYCLLYLFHFSEGPLVGSVGLFRMGLWVTAPIALLKSLISVIHLITAARNMAALDAADRAKKK; encoded by the exons ATGCCAGACGAAAATATCTTCCTGTTCGTGCCCAACCTCATCG GAACTCGGTTTGGGGCCATGCTGGACATGCTGACGGACCGCTGCTCCACCATGTGCCTGTTGGTCAACCTGGCCCTGCTGTACCCTCGAGCCACGCTGTTCTTCCAACTCAGCATGAGTTTGGATGTGGCCAGTCACTGGCTGCACCTCCACAG TTCTGTGGTCCGAGGCAGTGAGAGTCACAAGATGATCGACTTGTCCGGGAATCCAGTGCTTCGGATCTATTACACCTCGAGG CCTGCTCTGTTCACCTTGTGTGCTGGGAATGAGCTCTTCTACTGCCTCCTCTACCTGTTCCATTTCTCTGAGGGACCTTTAG TTGGCTCCGTGGGACTGTTCCGGATGGGCCTCTGGGTCACTGCCCCCATTGCCTTGCTGAAGTCGCTCATCAGTGTCATCCACCTGATCACAGCTGCCCGCAACATGGCTGCCCTAGACGCAGCAGACCGCGCCAAGAAGAAGTGA
- the LOC105482900 gene encoding CDP-diacylglycerol--inositol 3-phosphatidyltransferase isoform X2 — MPDENIFLFVPNLIGYARIVFAIISFYFMPCCPLTASSFYLLSCLLDAFDGHAARALNQGTRFGAMLDMLTDRCSTMCLLVNLALLYPRATLFFQLSMSLDVASHWLHLHSSVVRGSESHKMIDLSGNPVLRIYYTSRPALFTLCAGNELFYCLLYLFHFSEGPLVGSVGLFRMGLWVTAPIALLKSLISVIHLITAARNMAALDAADRAKKK, encoded by the exons ATGCCAGACGAAAATATCTTCCTGTTCGTGCCCAACCTCATCG GTTATGCCCGGATTGTCTTCGCCATCATTTCTTTCTACTTCATGCCCTGCTGCCCCCTCACGGCCTCCTCCTTCTACCTGCTCAGCTGCCTGCTGGACGCTTTCGATGGACACGCTGCTCGCGCTCTTAATCAAG GAACTCGGTTTGGGGCCATGCTGGACATGCTGACGGACCGCTGCTCCACCATGTGCCTGTTGGTCAACCTGGCCCTGCTGTACCCTCGAGCCACGCTGTTCTTCCAACTCAGCATGAGTTTGGATGTGGCCAGTCACTGGCTGCACCTCCACAG TTCTGTGGTCCGAGGCAGTGAGAGTCACAAGATGATCGACTTGTCCGGGAATCCAGTGCTTCGGATCTATTACACCTCGAGG CCTGCTCTGTTCACCTTGTGTGCTGGGAATGAGCTCTTCTACTGCCTCCTCTACCTGTTCCATTTCTCTGAGGGACCTTTAG TTGGCTCCGTGGGACTGTTCCGGATGGGCCTCTGGGTCACTGCCCCCATTGCCTTGCTGAAGTCGCTCATCAGTGTCATCCACCTGATCACAGCTGCCCGCAACATGGCTGCCCTAGACGCAGCAGACCGCGCCAAGAAGAAGTGA
- the LOC105482900 gene encoding CDP-diacylglycerol--inositol 3-phosphatidyltransferase isoform X3, which yields MDTLLALLIKAGGHFQSSFTPCMRAINQIWAPVLQSLCHNSPCPPNLPGTRFGAMLDMLTDRCSTMCLLVNLALLYPRATLFFQLSMSLDVASHWLHLHSSVVRGSESHKMIDLSGNPVLRIYYTSRPALFTLCAGNELFYCLLYLFHFSEGPLVGSVGLFRMGLWVTAPIALLKSLISVIHLITAARNMAALDAADRAKKK from the exons ATGGACACGCTGCTCGCGCTCTTAATCAAG GCAGGTGGACACTTCCAGTCTTCGTTTACACCCTGCATGAGAGCGATAAACCAAATATGGGCACCTGTCCTGCAGTCTCTGTGCCATAATAGCCCCTGCCCACCTAATCTTCCAGGAACTCGGTTTGGGGCCATGCTGGACATGCTGACGGACCGCTGCTCCACCATGTGCCTGTTGGTCAACCTGGCCCTGCTGTACCCTCGAGCCACGCTGTTCTTCCAACTCAGCATGAGTTTGGATGTGGCCAGTCACTGGCTGCACCTCCACAG TTCTGTGGTCCGAGGCAGTGAGAGTCACAAGATGATCGACTTGTCCGGGAATCCAGTGCTTCGGATCTATTACACCTCGAGG CCTGCTCTGTTCACCTTGTGTGCTGGGAATGAGCTCTTCTACTGCCTCCTCTACCTGTTCCATTTCTCTGAGGGACCTTTAG TTGGCTCCGTGGGACTGTTCCGGATGGGCCTCTGGGTCACTGCCCCCATTGCCTTGCTGAAGTCGCTCATCAGTGTCATCCACCTGATCACAGCTGCCCGCAACATGGCTGCCCTAGACGCAGCAGACCGCGCCAAGAAGAAGTGA
- the LOC105482900 gene encoding CDP-diacylglycerol--inositol 3-phosphatidyltransferase isoform X1, with protein MALGGLTNFLICSSDPTLRLPPRHQVSFSSPGALVLGLMSCRHSFPLLLPCSLHSHAFLSSCHGDLCPLTSHTACFPTCVPPQAGGHFQSSFTPCMRAINQIWAPVLQSLCHNSPCPPNLPGTRFGAMLDMLTDRCSTMCLLVNLALLYPRATLFFQLSMSLDVASHWLHLHSSVVRGSESHKMIDLSGNPVLRIYYTSRPALFTLCAGNELFYCLLYLFHFSEGPLVGSVGLFRMGLWVTAPIALLKSLISVIHLITAARNMAALDAADRAKKK; from the exons ATGGCTCTTGGAGGGttgactaattttttaatctgTTCTTCAGACCCAACTCTAAGGCTTCCCCCGAGGCATCAAGTCTCTTTTTCTAGCCCTGGAGCCTTGGTTCTGGGGTTGATGAGCTGCAGACATAGCTTTCCTCTCCTCCTACCCTGTTCCCTTCACTCTCATGCCTTTCTCAGTTCATGCCATGGTGACCTTTGCCCACTAACCTCACACACAGCCTGTTTTCCAACCTGCGTTCCTCCCCAGGCAGGTGGACACTTCCAGTCTTCGTTTACACCCTGCATGAGAGCGATAAACCAAATATGGGCACCTGTCCTGCAGTCTCTGTGCCATAATAGCCCCTGCCCACCTAATCTTCCAGGAACTCGGTTTGGGGCCATGCTGGACATGCTGACGGACCGCTGCTCCACCATGTGCCTGTTGGTCAACCTGGCCCTGCTGTACCCTCGAGCCACGCTGTTCTTCCAACTCAGCATGAGTTTGGATGTGGCCAGTCACTGGCTGCACCTCCACAG TTCTGTGGTCCGAGGCAGTGAGAGTCACAAGATGATCGACTTGTCCGGGAATCCAGTGCTTCGGATCTATTACACCTCGAGG CCTGCTCTGTTCACCTTGTGTGCTGGGAATGAGCTCTTCTACTGCCTCCTCTACCTGTTCCATTTCTCTGAGGGACCTTTAG TTGGCTCCGTGGGACTGTTCCGGATGGGCCTCTGGGTCACTGCCCCCATTGCCTTGCTGAAGTCGCTCATCAGTGTCATCCACCTGATCACAGCTGCCCGCAACATGGCTGCCCTAGACGCAGCAGACCGCGCCAAGAAGAAGTGA